A stretch of DNA from Basfia succiniciproducens:
GCTTATTGCCGTACGCGCGGCTCAAGCATTAGGATTGGATGTAGCGGGTGTGGATTTGATCCAATCTAAAAAGGGATTATTGGTGTTGGAAGTAAATGCCAGTCCGGGATTGGAGATGATAGAGAAAACCAGCGGCATTGATGTGGCAACACAAATGATTGCTTATTTAGAAAAGAGAATTGCCGGTTTGTGAAAAAATCGTTAAACAACATTTTGTTTTTGCCAACTTAGGGGTAAGATAAAGTCAGTTTTAAAGGAGAAAATTATGATTATATATTTACATGGTTTCTCATCCAGCCGACCGGATGATTATGAGAATGTGATGCAGTTAAAAATGATTGATCCTGATGTGCGAGTTATCAGTTATAGTACGGTTCACCCTCGCCATGACATGACTTATATCCTGAATGAGACCCATAAATTAGTTTCTGAAACTCAAGATGATAAACCGATGATTTGCGGTGTAGGTTTGGGCGGTTATTGGGCTGAGCGGGTCGGCTTTTTGTGCGGTGTTAAGCAAATTATTTTGAATCCGAATTTATTTCCGGAAGAAAATATGGAAGGCAAAATAGACCGTCCGGAAGAATATCTTGATATTAAAACCAAATGTATTGAAGATTTTCGCGAAAAAAACCAAAGCCGGTGCCTTGTATTCTTATCAAAAAATGACAAAGTGGTGGATCCTAAACGTTCCGAAGCCTTGTTATCCCATTATTATGAAGTGATTTGGGACGATACGGATGCACATCAATTCAAACATATCGCGCCATATATTCAGCGCCTAAAAGAATTTAAAGCGGCGTAATTAATAAGGACGCCTTGTGGCGTCCTTATAGAATGGAATAAGTTAGCAATTAATAATTGTTCTGTCTGTTAATTGATAATTCGGCGGTAATTGCGGGTCCGCATCTTCTTCGGTGAGCGGTACAACTGCCGGCGCTCTCGGATAACTTTCCGTTACCGTGCCTTTTTCTTTGCCGAGTAATTGATTTTGCAATCGCGCAAAGCCGGTTTTGCCTGATAACCAAACCTGAATAAAGTATTGGTTAAATTCCGCATCAAAATAATGATCTAACACCTGATCATTCAAAATAAAATAACCCGTATTCTCTAACGCAATATAGCTTAAACGATCATTGGGTAAAAAATCCGGCATTGGTATTGCGGATAATTCCTTTAACCATTTTTCCGTTTGCTCTTTAGTTGCGCCTAATGAGGTCATTTCTTTAATTAAAATAATAGAGAAATTTTTTCCTTCAACCGGTTTTGCATAGTCGAATGAAAACATCAGCGGTGACTGATGATCTTGATATTCGCCGTTTTCAGTATCAAATGAAACGGTATAAACAAGGAACGGACCCCAGTTATAATCGGCTTTGCCCACATTAGCCCATTGTGCATTGAGCACAGCGGGCGCGAGACAGAAAAGCGATAAGAAAAGCGGTTTAATCTTCATAAAAAAAATTTCTTACTAAACATAAATTGTTGCTGATTATAGCAAAATAATGAAAAGAAAAAAGGCGAACCTATGTCGCCTTTTCGAATTTATTCACAAATTTACTTATTTCAAGCTACCAACCATATCGGCAGGTACCACCCATTTGTCGAAGTCTTCGGCTGAAACTAAGCCTAAATTGATTGCTTCTTCACGTAATGTAGTGCCGTTTTTGTGTGCGGTTTTCGCAATTTTCGCCGCATTTTCATAACCGATATGGGTATTTAATGCGGTTACCAACATTAATGAGCTGTCTAGCAAATGTTGAATACGCGGTGTATTTGGTTGAATACCGGTTGCGCAATGTTCGTCAAATGAAATACAAACGTCCGCGATTAATTGAGCTGATTGCAGGAAGTTCGCCGCCATTACCGGTTTAAATACGTTTAGTTCGAAGTGACCTTGTGAGCCTGCGAATGAAATGGTGGTATCGTTACCTAACACTTGTGCGGCAACCATTGTCATGGCTTCGCATTGAGTCGGATTTACTTTACCCGGCATGATTGACGAACCCGGTTCGTTTTCGGGAATTAAGATTTCACCGATACCTGAACGCGGGCCGGATGCCAATAAACGAATGTCGTTAGCAATTTTGAATAATGACATGGCAACCTGTTTTAACGCGCCGTGGGTTTCCACAATGGCATCATGGGTTGCTAAAGCTTCAAATTTGTTTTCTGCGGTAATGAACGGAAGACCGGTGAATTTCGCAATATATTCCGCAACTTTCACATCATAACCTTTAGGCGTATTTAAGCCTGTACCTACGGCGGTACCGCCTAATGCCAATTGGCGTAAATGCGGTAAGGTATTTTTAATTGCAGTTAAACCAAAGCTTAATTGCGCCGCATAACCGCTGAATTCCTGACCTAAAGTTAATGGTGTTGCGTCCATTAAGTGAGTACGGCCGATTTTCACCACATCTTTGAATTCTGCAGCTTTTGCCGCTAAGGTTTTTTGTAAGCGCTCAACCGCCGGAATAGTGGCTTCAACTACTTTTTTATATGCCGCGATGTGCATTGCAGTCGGGTAAGTATCGTTTGAAGATTGGGATTTGTTTACATCGTCATTCGGATGGATGATAGATTTTTCACCTAATTTTCCGCCGTTGATCACATGGGCGCGGTTAGCGATAACTTCGTTCAGGTTCATGTTAGATTGCGTACCCGAACCGGTTTGCCAGATTACCAACGGGAATTGGTCGTCTAATTTACGGGCAAGGATTTCATCGCAAGCCTGAGCGATTAAATCGCGTTTTTCGGCAGGTAAAACACCTAAATCTGTATTTGCAAAAGCAGCGGCTTTTTTCAAATAACCGAATGCTTCAATGATTTCATGTGGCATAGATGCCGCAGGACCAATTTTAAAATTATTGCGAGAACGTTCGGTTTGTGCCGCCCAGTATTTATCTGCAGGAACCTGCACTTCACCCATAGTATCTTTTTCAATACGAAACGCTGTCATTGTATCACCTCATTGTAATAAATAAAAA
This window harbors:
- the ycfP gene encoding alpha/beta hydrolase YcfP, with the translated sequence MIIYLHGFSSSRPDDYENVMQLKMIDPDVRVISYSTVHPRHDMTYILNETHKLVSETQDDKPMICGVGLGGYWAERVGFLCGVKQIILNPNLFPEENMEGKIDRPEEYLDIKTKCIEDFREKNQSRCLVFLSKNDKVVDPKRSEALLSHYYEVIWDDTDAHQFKHIAPYIQRLKEFKAA
- the fumC gene encoding class II fumarate hydratase gives rise to the protein MTAFRIEKDTMGEVQVPADKYWAAQTERSRNNFKIGPAASMPHEIIEAFGYLKKAAAFANTDLGVLPAEKRDLIAQACDEILARKLDDQFPLVIWQTGSGTQSNMNLNEVIANRAHVINGGKLGEKSIIHPNDDVNKSQSSNDTYPTAMHIAAYKKVVEATIPAVERLQKTLAAKAAEFKDVVKIGRTHLMDATPLTLGQEFSGYAAQLSFGLTAIKNTLPHLRQLALGGTAVGTGLNTPKGYDVKVAEYIAKFTGLPFITAENKFEALATHDAIVETHGALKQVAMSLFKIANDIRLLASGPRSGIGEILIPENEPGSSIMPGKVNPTQCEAMTMVAAQVLGNDTTISFAGSQGHFELNVFKPVMAANFLQSAQLIADVCISFDEHCATGIQPNTPRIQHLLDSSLMLVTALNTHIGYENAAKIAKTAHKNGTTLREEAINLGLVSAEDFDKWVVPADMVGSLK